One Gopherus evgoodei ecotype Sinaloan lineage chromosome 1, rGopEvg1_v1.p, whole genome shotgun sequence genomic window, atctgctttggtcttgactatcttgagtagtttagtatcatctgcaaactttgccacctcactatttatccctttctccagatcatttatgaataaattgaataggattggttttaggactgactcttggggaacaccactagttacccgtctccatttaccattaattcctaccctttgttccctgtcttttaaccagttctcagtccataaaaggaccttcccttttatcccatgacagcttaatttatgtaagagtctttggtgagggaccttgtcaaaggctttttggaaatctaagtacactatgtccactggatccccctttgtccacatgtttgttgaccccttcaaaaaattctaatagattagtaagacacaatttccctttacagaaaccatgttgactattgctcaacagtttatgtttttctatgtgtctgacaattttattcttaattattgtttcaagtaatttgcccggtacctacgttagacttaccggtctgtaattgccgggatcacctctagatccctttttaaatattggcgttacattagctaacttccagtcattgggtacagaagctgatttaaaggacaggttacaaaccttagttaatagttctgcatcttcacatttgagttctttcagaacttttgggtgaatgccatctggtcccggtgacttgttaatgttgagtttatcaattaattccaaaacctcctctagtgacacttcaatctgtgacagttcctcagatttgtcacctacaaaagccggctcaggtttgggaatctccctaacatcctcagccgtgaagactgaagcaaagaatccatttagtttctccgcaatgactttatcgtttttaagcgctccttttgtattttgatcgtcaaggggccccactggttgtttagcaggcttcctgcttctgatgtacttaaaaaacattttgttattacctttggagtttttggctagccgttcttcaaactcctctttggcttttcttattacactcttgcacttaatctggcagtgtttgtgctcctttctatttacctcactaggatttgacttccactttttaaaggaagtctttttatctctcactgcttcttttacatggttgtcaagccatggtggctcttttttagtccttttactgtgtttcttaatttgaggtatacattgaatttgggcctctattatggtgtctttaaaaagggcccatgcaacttgcagggatttcactttaatcactgtaccttttaacttttgtttaactaactccctcatttttgtatagttccctggtttgaaattaaatgccacagtgttgggctgttgaggtgttcttcccgcCGCAggaatgttgaatgctattgtattatggtcactatttccaggcggttctgctatagttacctcttggaccagctcctgcgttccactcaggattaaatctagagttgcctctccccttgtgggttcccgtaccagttgctccatgaagcagtcatttaaagtatcgagaaatattatctctgcatttcatcctgaagtgaaatgttcccagtcaatatggggataattgaaatcccccactattattgggttcttaattttgatagcatctctaatttcccttagcatttcatcatcactattactgtcctggtcaggtggtcgataatagatccctaatgttatatttttattagagcatgaaatttctatccatagcgattctatggaatatgtggatttgcttaagatttttacttcatttgaatctacgttttctttcacatatagtgccactcctccccctgcacgacctgttctatccttccgatatattttgtaccccggaatgattgtgtcccattgattgtcctcagtccaccaggtttctgagatgcctattatatcaatatcttcctttatcacaaggcattctagttcacccatcttattatttagacttctagcatttgtgaacaagcactttaaaaacttgtccctgtttatttgtctgcccttatctgatgtgccagattcttttttatgtgactgtttatcatctgatccggcccttacattaccctcttctgtcctctgttcctgactataacctggagattccctatcatcagactctcccctaaggcctggtctacactacgtgtttgaaccgattttagcagtgttaaaccgatttaatgctgtacccgtccacaaaacgaggccctttatatcgatataaaggtctctttaaataggtttctgtactcctccccaacaagaggagtagcgctaaaatcggtattaccatattggattagggttagtgtggccacaaattgacggtattggcctccaggtggtatcccacagtgcaccactgtgaccgctctggacagcagtctgaactatgcggtcccaccagtctgtgcttgtttcccgggcccaaaatcggcgttcaatgggtagaacctcccccattaccagcagaagctccaaagcacaggggcccacggttagggagaattcagtgtccatgtcctcatcactcttgtcgccgcgctgccatagctgccgcctcctcgcctgcctttgcagttcatggttcaccatagcacgagaatgcgcgaggtgtttacaacgtccacgattgcactattgatctgagcagggtccatgcttgctgtgctatggcgtttgctcagttcacccaggaaaaaaggtgcgaaatggttgtctgctgctttctcggagggaggggtgaggctgtacccagaaccacccacgacaatgatttttgccccatcaggcactaggatctcaacccagaattccaaggggcaggggagactgcgggaactatgggatagctacggaatagctacccacagtgcaacactccggaaatcgatgctagcctcggaccatggatgcacaccgccaaattaatgtgcctagtgtggccgcatgcaatcgactttataatatctgttttataaaaccggtttatgttaattcgaaattatcctttagtgtagacatagccacagtTAAGTAAATTAaggaaacattgaaggcctgagtctcaatgtaaattgtcttggttattaattgtaaaacagcaaggtttaatttgcaatgcctttttgctcaatataaaatactactgtttgtattctcaatctgtttctgTGAATGAGAAATGTACGCATCAGGAAAAggtaaggtgtgaaggccattgttatagccagtgtcaaggaaagaagcaaagagacttcaaaaaacaacaacaaagaatcatcaggtactgcttactagtcagacggctgttaaactgtctggcatcgtAGAGTAgatacatgcttcacagtgtaagaatGCTCCACCCCCAGCGAACCaatcaccacctcaggaccacacagagtcaattttgactccagaagaagacgtagaggaacagcctgcaataccttacaatctacgctctcgtaaggtttgccagaagcagacgacgacctaaagcaaggcctgagaagaagcagtagtgagcctagcacctgctgcctggtggacgtaaaactgtgactgcggttccctcagttgaggctgtcagaaccagaagggccctgccttcaacatgcgcctctggtggcacctgttcctcagctgctggtgtcttaaggtctggggaatccacaatgacaattcttttatccagcagcaagtgtggatagctcaaacccttaatatttctaaatgctgggtttgcagccacatcccagcccactctcaaacaggtgttcctgtcctggctatcccactcaattccacagacctcactggaggaccttgtccttttaacacaatatggaacagcaaTGGCACCTGGGAAGagactattggcagttcctttatcccacttgggggagtaatacaccatgcaaaaaAAGGCCCCTGAGGTTACAAatagtagttaaaataatggcaaataaaattggagaaagtttaaaagccctggccaaagaaacaggggtgatccgACAGATGGCCCTCCAAAATTGTCAGGGATTGAACATAGTGCTGGCAGCCAAAGGAGGAtactgtgctctcactggaaaaagaaagaaaaaaaaaaacaccaatgaggtaatagattgCGCtcgccacttagaacaaatcatgCATCTTCCCCCTAAAGAGCCAAGTTCTTTAtgaaagtggctaagtaacctgttcaatttctctggcataggaatctggttgtttcagggagccctgactatcctgtttggaatcctaataatttttgtatgttttctgttagtctcctgttgtatccaaaatCGTGTAAGGCAtgccacccaggtgactgccccaaaacagagtgctaatatgatgattttgaatattgctGATGAACAAAGAAATAAAGAATGGTTAATAGGTGGAGGCCAGTaaaatgttggtcatggcgtgagcttgaccaaaaggagggattgtgaaagtagaatgaattatattgtaaaaataagaatggattaaagaaatgttgtatgtacctttaagcagaaataagaaatgttgaaatacaggtgccaggaaaagaaacattaggcataaacaagggtgctaatggcgaaacattaacagaagatcggtaatagttagtaagcaaataagatatgcatgcctagcccaggtaaacttatcagattctgcttcctttgttatcttgttaagtgctcgcccttttatctgtataaataagatagtttgtgtcttgcatggcgctcacattatctgggtgttattagcagagcagtGTGCttataaaacagagtggtctaacAAACTGAGTCCTGAATCTAACTTTGACATCTGCAAGAGGCAAACTTCAGCCTGAGAGAATACCATTAGTTTGTTAATATGATAATCCAATCAACAAAACTTGGCAGCACATTTTCACTTTTCTCATGTTGCTGAAGCAAATCATCACCTGCCAGTGTGGACTCTGATATGCAACTGGCTTTTCTGATCATTCAAATCAATATTTCATCTAtgatcattttatattttaaaagaattaagaAAATGGATTTACTTTAGGAAAATCGTGTATCCCTTTAACATAGGGGGGTTTTCAGTGCTCTGGGAACTGTAGGTGAGTGGTGTTTACagtaaacactgaaataaaagtCTGATGGCAACAAACAATGTTTGTGTTACTGAATTGAAATATAATTCTGCCTTTTGAACATGGCTAGACACTAGGAATGGTTTTAGAGACTCCAAAGACCATCCAGGATTTTAAACAGCAGCAGGGAATTTTTCTGAGCTTTTAAAGGTACACTGTCTGTTTAAAATCACATAGCTTAAAAAATAAGTGCCAGTTCTGTGTTGCTAATGACACATTAAACTATTTTAAATGGAAGAATTATACAAATCTATTTCCATTTAAGCTGTTTGCTTTTTGAGTTGGACAACGACAACAGACCATTCAGCATCCCATTTGTTTCTAGAGAATCTTAGTCCCTAATCTAGACAATACTGTAGTGTTTGAGTCACAAAAGCCACAGGGTGAggtttaaataataaaacaaataaaaccccgactattttcatttgttaaattaaaaacaaatcatgaAATCATGGCTACGCTAGTGTTTGCTGAGAGCAAAAGCTGTTATGGTGAGAGTTCCATTATGACCCAGTGTTTTCACAGATGTTAAGACCAGAATGgacctttatgatcatctagtctgccctcctgcctAAACAACAATAGAACCTCCCCCAATAATTCATGCAGCAAGCCCATGACTTTTGTTTGAGCTTTagcttatcttttagaaagacagccaGTGTTGATATAAAATGTTTTCATGCCTTATGAAAAGTATCATTCTAATTctaatggatcacttgatgagcacctgttctgttcgttccctttgaagtatctggcactggccattatcaggatactgagctagatcggaacctttggtctgacccagtatggctgttctgatGTTCTGCATTAATAGTATAAAACACTATGGCCCCAGTCCTCTGGGCTGGTTGAGCTGTGCTGAGTGTAGGACCCAGAGGTGGAGGAGTGGCTACATGCCACCTTTGTGCTTCCCCAATTTCTGAGGCTTCTTGGGGCTGATTCTGCCTGTGGCATAAGTCAGGGCAGCCTCAGGACTGTTTGCAATGGTCCCCAAGTCGAGCAtactctgaaaattaaaaaacaggctacttttaaaatggtttttagGATTGCAAAATAACCTCATACAAAAAGCCAAGCAtacttttttaaaagtgcatattGATATCACTACTGCCAGCTTCAGACTCTGCACCAGCACATGCATATTTCTTGACATGGGGAATTTTGTTCACTTATTTAGGCCCAAATCCTTAAAGGTGCTTAGGAACCTAACTTTCACTGATTTCACGGGCCAGAATCTAGCCAAACATGTTGTAACAGCAGCACTGCCATTTGGGGGGCAATttaagggttgggtttttttttgttttgttaaggcAGGTGGTCCTCACCAGAGATGATCAGACCATTTTCCATCAGaccaaaatttcagtgaaaaacaaaaattatgaacattttctcaaaaaatatattttgaatttttgaacccagttctcCTCAGAACTTGCTGGAAAAGCTTTCTTTTCAACTGAAGAAAACACCAAGAAAACACTGATTTCCTTTCTTGGAGGCACATATGTAATCTTGATGTGAGATGACTTGCAACCACAAGAGAGCACTCTTTCCTTTGATGATCTCTCAGCCTTCCTAGAAAGCTAAAGAGATACCATATAAGTTTTGCATACTGCTGGGGAACCCGCTTCAGTTAGATTGAATCAGCAGAAACAACAAAGGCTGCAGATGTATTTTGGATTACAGTGTGAAAAGCCTTTGGCTAGTTTTTCAGCTGACAGGAGATCTTTGGTTCCTGAGTGGGAGGAGTTCTGCCAAAACTTTGAAGATCCCTATAAACTTTGGAAATTACCCATCTTTTGGAGACAACTTTATCAAAAGACATTGTGGGTTACAATACAAGAGAAGTGTTTAGAGCCTGGAAGCTTGTTTATGTTTGGTATTAACTCTATGGATACACTTTCAAGCTAGAAGAAAAAGAATACAGGAACCCTCTTATTATCTTTTGAAAGATGAAGATCAGAGGAAATGCTGGGTTTAAAGTGTGGAATGATAGTCCTAAAAGCCGGTCTATAAATTAGATGGCATCCTGCCTCTATAAAAGATTGAGGAgtagagctgattttcagtcatATAGTGGATTTCATGAATTGTTAGTTTTGCCTTTAAATCTGGACATAGATCTCACCCACAAGAACGGAGCAGACTGTGGGGCAGAGGACCCCAATACAAATGTTTCCTCCATGCATGGATTAATGCAAGATTTGGAAGCCAAATTTGAGATTAAAATTGCACTGGTAAACAATGGACAGCAATAAAGATGCTGGACTATTGAATGGGATGTTATTCTCAGGAGCTATGTCCATGGGAAATAACCATGTGAATCCTCATGGGTTACCACTAAGAGAGCCCTTTGGTGTTCCCTTCCATTTCGATCCAAATTATTGGGACCAAGCCTACTGTGGTTATTCAGGTAGATTTTCCTACATCCCTTTCTCTGGATATGTAGGAGTCTATGACTATACTTTTGAGCCTGCCTTCATTCGAaagagaaatgagagagagaggcaaagagTGCGTTGTGTGAATGAGGGATATGCACGCCTCCGAGAACATCTTCCCAAGGAGCTTGCAGACAAACGCCTCAGCAAAGTGGAGACCCTAAGAGCCGCAATAAATTACATTAAACACCTTCAGAGTTTGCTGGACTGTCAGCCATTAGGGTCTACCACTAAGGAAACAATATCTGCTAAGGAGGCTACAGTTGCTTCCAGTCCTGATCTAAGAAGGGAATGCAACAGTGATGGGGAGTCTAAAACCTCTTTACCTTCATCTCCATACAGTGAGTTTGAGGAGACTTGCATCTAGGAAACATCCTCTTCAGAAACAGATGCCTTCAAGACCAATCAAAAACTCTGTTATGGTATCTAAATCCACATGATTTTTCTACAGGTCAAAATGTATCCCACGAAAGAGGAAAGAGCCTGGGAAAATAAAGGTATCTTCAGTCTCTGAGAAGACCTTTTCACTGTTGCTGCATGCACGTAGCCTACAAGTGGTCTGTAAAGATACACAAATTCCTTTCAAATTTCCTCAGTTGTGTTTACTAATTGTGGTTTAGATTATTAAActtgaaacagtttttaaaatctaaattactCTTCACCTTTTATGCTGTTGGATTACTGTTTGCATTTCACTCAGtgggaaaatgaaaaaagattaaCCAGGTTTGGAGTTTTTTCCTAGTCAGGTTTATTTTCTAGTTTCCATGCACTGATACAATGATGCAATGTTTGGTTTGCAAATATTGTGgttgaggggtgggagggaaagagggtgTAAAAATTAGATAACATATATTTcaccaacatttttaaaactcaTGCAAAATTTCTATTAATATTaggttttgaaaaacaaatgtttaaaaaatgaaatctacatTTCAGATTAAATctatttggcaatgtcctttttaatGCAAGCTGATGGTCCATAATTAGGATGCTTTGCAGGTGTGAGTATGTGAAGAAAATTTGGGACTTATTTTAAAGAATTGCTCTCAGCAAATGGCAGACTGAAATTTCCATCCTAACCAACACTAAATTAATGTGCTAAATAGAGTTCTGTAAAATCCCAATCAGACAAAGTAATAGTGATGAAATTGTGGTGAAGACATCCACCTTTTCCCTGTGCACCTTCATTTATATAAATTGTATTTGAAGACAAATGTTATTGATCATGACATCTATTTGATGGTTGGAGGTAATATGCATGGAAACATACTCCCGCAGTGGTCATGTACTAGTGTCTACAGAAAGGCTGAAATATATCAAGCTACATTCATATGAAAATGTGGGCATTTTTCCTTACATTTAAAGTACTGTATTACTGTTTAAAACAGACTTTTCTAAAATACATACCTCAAGCTCtacaatatatatttaatttgagcCATTGTCACTCAAAAGGCAATCAGAGTTTTTCTCCAAATCTCTCAAAGTTCTTTTTTTCATCATTTACTCCTCTccaagaccctgattcagcaaagaactaaagtatgtgcttaaagttacgcATGTGCTTAAGGGATGTGTTGAACAAGACCCAGAATgtattctctctcttcccactcCAAATGAGCTACCCCCCAACTTTAAAATAATACCAAAATAAACTTTCAAACTCCCCTCCTCCACAACATTTCCAAATTTCTACGTATGGGATCACTTTGATTTGATGGTTTTCTCTCCTTATCTCCCTTTCCAGATACCTTGAGTGAAATCCTGAAAATGTTCATGTACAAATATGAATGAACATTAGTGCTGGTCAGATACCTCAAAACATGTCCATGAATATttgcttaaataaaaaaattgaattaactctgactgtttttattttcattttttgtggAGATTAGTGAATGAGAAATGTTCCCAGAAACTGAATTTTCAGGGAACAGGGGAAactagactcaaggagctcaatttgtttagcttaacaaagagtgGGTTAAGAGGTGACCTGATCAcggtctgtaagtacctacaaaGGGAACAGAAACATGGTAATAGAGGTCTCAAAGCTGTAACAAGATccgatggctggaagttgaagctagacaaactgagactagaaataaggtacacatttttaatagtggaacaacttaccaagggttgtggtagattctccatcactggaaacttttaaatcaagattggaagcttttctaaaaaaatacgcactagttcaaacaggaattaatttggggacgtcctatggcctatgttatacaggaagtcacactagatgatcacaatggtccttctggccttaaatctatAACTCTCACACAAATTGACAGAAAGCAAATGTTAAACTCAGAAATATGAATAGTTGCAATGTAAACCTGTTAAGTGTCCTCCTCATTCAATTAGGGAATGAAAAAATGATTATTTGACATATGTATCCAATTAGAACTAACCCGCACAGCTCTCATTTCAAATTTTGTATATTCCATATTGATTTCTAGTAATGAGCTGCTCGCTAGCAATTTAAAGATCAAAATTATTCAGCAAAtaattttaaagaagaaaaacatttggAGATACAATCATCTGTCTATGAACAATTCACAAACAACAAGGAGCTAAAATTGGTTCATGAGTTATTTGCtatgaattattcactcagctctaatagtACTAAAAAGCACTGTTAAAAATGATAGTGAAGCACTGAGGCTTAGTCCCCTGCTCTTTATATACTGGCTATGTTCCCCTTTTGAAGCAGGGCTGCTTCCAGTTTCCAGACAGTGCACTTCCTGCTGCTTGGGCAGTTCTCTGTAGGGGTATGGATGAGTTTCCAGAGTTGGAATACATCTTTTCAGGTGTATATGTTTTCATGTTTATCTTTGGTGGTGGAGGGATAAGGTAGTAGTCTGAGAACAGGACTAGGATTCCAGACTTTCCTGGCTTCTACTCTTGGCTTTGGatattaaggccatgtctatactacagcggCAGAGCTATGGTCCTGAAGTATCATAGTCTAGATGCGTTCCACACAATAGATTCAcagagtctaaggccagaaggaacaattacgatcatctagtctgacctctataACACAGGGTATAgaatttcccaaaataattcctagagcggatcttttagaaaaacatccaatcttgattttaaaattgtcagtgatggataaTCTACCACGACacatggttaattattctcaccattaaaaagGTACGTCTTAGAATTTATCTAGCTttgtaaccttctctttgttaagataaaaagattgagctccttgagtctataaatcttttaatcattcttgtggctcttctctgaaccccccacccctgtgttTATCAACATTCCTCTTGAGTTGTGGGGTTTTTCCTCTGATGCAGGTAATCCAGATATCCAAGAGGTAGTAGTTAGgttggcagaagaattcttccatcaacctacagtaactcctcacataaagtcgttgttacattgctgatcaattagggaacatgctcgtttaaagctgtgcaatgctcccttctaacatttggcagccacctgctttgtccactgcttaatggaagagcagcctgttgcagctagcaggtgagggcttggaaccagggtggaccggcagccccccctatcagctctctgatcccctgagttccctgtgcagcagccacccagcaggctagcaaatgcagctatctctccccccccacttccatttgctgctcctgccctgtaccttggagctgctccccgagccgcctgcttgctgtgcgggggagggggatgaagggggctaatgtcagggtgtcccccccaCTCCTACACCCCACTTACCAtttcttctccatatagagcagggtggggactcaGATAGAGAGAGcgacagagagagcctggggcagcagctgctgtctcaacttcctgatccaagACAACGcccttaagagtg contains:
- the ASCL4 gene encoding achaete-scute homolog 4; the encoded protein is MDSNKDAGLLNGMLFSGAMSMGNNHVNPHGLPLREPFGVPFHFDPNYWDQAYCGYSGRFSYIPFSGYVGVYDYTFEPAFIRKRNERERQRVRCVNEGYARLREHLPKELADKRLSKVETLRAAINYIKHLQSLLDCQPLGSTTKETISAKEATVASSPDLRRECNSDGESKTSLPSSPYSEFEETCI